AACTTCCCCAAACCTATCTTTTGTCTTACGGCTTCAATGGTTTTGGGATCCGCTAGGTTCCCGATTGCATCCGTTACGTAGAAAACGTTTAGAGCCATGTCCCTCGTGGTTGATATTTCGGCTCTTGTTACGTTAAGACCGTTCTCTCTAAACGTTCGGGTCACATCTGCTAATAGAGCCTGCCTATCTACTGTGCATAACTCCAGCCTTACACCCTGAAATCACAAGAAAGAAGTGGATAAGTTGTTTTGAATATTAGATAAAGACTCAACTGTAAATAGAGAAATGACTTGGAAATTGGAATTTACCTCATATGCTCTCCTTTCAACTGCAGCTTGCAAGCATTGGATTACGCGTTGTCTTTCAGGTTCTGAGCTAATTGGGGTTCCGTCCGAGTGCCTAATATAGAATTCCTGATATGCTTTATCCCCAGTTGTGTTGATAGTTGCATGAAACACAACATACTGCATATCTGTTAATGTGCAAACAACATCAAAGAGAAGCTTGGTTCGATCCTTGCACTGAACATTCACAACCGAATAACCCCTTTCGACCCAATTTTGCACGGTGACCACAGGTAAATCTACCTTATGTTGCAAAATAGGCTTTCTATCATAGTCACGATCTGCAAACATCATTTGATGTAACCTTCTTTCGGTGTGGGTTACAGCCATAGAAACTGAAGTCTTTGCGCTACGAATATCATTGTCACCTTTCAAAACATTCCTTAAACGTGCTTCAATTCTGTCAATCTGTTGCGAGTCCTCGATTGGAGACCCTGAATTGCAATCTTTCACATAAATCAAAGAAGCGATTCGACCATTGTGAGTCCATACTTTAGCATCGACCACATTGCATTGTAGATCAGCTAAAACTGCAAATACTTCCGATAAAAGACCAACTCTATCGGTTCCAGTCAATTCCAATGCTGTTAAACCATCAAACCCATGGCTTCTATCAGGATCAGTGGTCTCAAGGGACTGTAATTGAAGAAAAACCAACACAAAGATCAGTTTTATAGGAAATCAAAATAGTATAAAGGGCATTAATCAACTGCAATAAATTACCTGCTCGATGTAACTAATAACGCTTTCGTCAGTTAATTTGTTTCCGTTTAAATCAGTCACATGGAAAACTGCAAACCCAAAAAAGGGTAATGTTAGAAACAGGGATTTCAAGCAACACCCAGAAACAGGAAAActttatctaaaaattaaaagggggggggggagcGACCTTACCATCCATGAACCATTGGCCATCAGATGAAATGTAAGCCTTCTTAATTGAAAGGTTCAGATCTGTTAAAACTTGAACAGCGTCTAGCAAAATCCCGTGTCTTCTAGCACTGTCAACCTGGAAAAATCATAGCAacgaagaaaagaaagaagaaagtgTCAAAGGccttgaaaaatcaaaagaaaaacaagagaCTCATAAGTCAAAAAATTGGAGCGGTGTGTTCATATTTGAGAGGTTTCGTAGAAGCTAACCTTGACAAGAGTTGCAGTGGGGCAAACGGCATTGTCAATGACCACTCtgtaaaacacaataaaaagGCAGGAGAAGGTCAAACACTGGGGaatacacttttttttttttgaattttcaaatttgattaggtaatatgtaatttattattgaaaagtgCACGGAAAATCGGAAGATTTTATGGAAaacatgaagaagaagaagaagaaaatctGTACATAGGTTTTtggtaataataatttaaactaaaatttgtgCCTACTCGTTAGGGTTCAGAGATGATTTTGTTAACCAGTATGGGGAAGAAactgttcaaattttaaataaataaaccttaaaaccaGAAGTGAGAAGAACATAGATTTGTGACAAATTTTCTCTGATTTATACATAAGAAACGAAGATTACAAACCTGGGAGTACTCATCCTTATCACAAGCTTCTCATATTCATCAAGACAAGCATGCCACTCCATATTTTCTCTTCCACTTCTTAATTCTCTGTCTCTTGAAGAACCCaaaaaagattgaaaacttgACTAATCACTATACAAACCCTTTATATATCTTGAAAGAAGACGGCTGGTTTGAATCAAACAACAAGGACCCAAATGCCAAATACTCTGCAAAATCTTGTTTtcccttgtttttcttttgtttctagAATAAAAGAGATGAAGCAACACCGCCTTGATCTTTACCTTCCCTTCTTCTAATGCCCCCTTTATATATACACGCATTAATTATGTTACCgaaaatatatacaataattaaaatattttatttatttttgaatttttatagtaatataGAAACGACGCCACTATTTAAGTAACGCCCGCCCAATTAGTCAGCCCTTGATTCCATTTCGTTCAACACATTCCCATTTGTCAACTTTTATTAGTGCCACGTGTCATTTGATCCCCGATCTGGGTAGTTCGTATGT
The Gossypium raimondii isolate GPD5lz chromosome 8, ASM2569854v1, whole genome shotgun sequence DNA segment above includes these coding regions:
- the LOC105792133 gene encoding ACT domain-containing protein ACR8 gives rise to the protein MEWHACLDEYEKLVIRMSTPRVVIDNAVCPTATLVKVDSARRHGILLDAVQVLTDLNLSIKKAYISSDGQWFMDVFHVTDLNGNKLTDESVISYIEQSLETTDPDRSHGFDGLTALELTGTDRVGLLSEVFAVLADLQCNVVDAKVWTHNGRIASLIYVKDCNSGSPIEDSQQIDRIEARLRNVLKGDNDIRSAKTSVSMAVTHTERRLHQMMFADRDYDRKPILQHKVDLPVVTVQNWVERGYSVVNVQCKDRTKLLFDVVCTLTDMQYVVFHATINTTGDKAYQEFYIRHSDGTPISSEPERQRVIQCLQAAVERRAYEGVRLELCTVDRQALLADVTRTFRENGLNVTRAEISTTRDMALNVFYVTDAIGNLADPKTIEAVRQKIGLGKLKVKELPLVYQEKVEREEQAVGVGGTVLLSLGSIVRRNLYNLGLIKSYS